The Carnobacterium divergens genome includes a window with the following:
- a CDS encoding phage scaffolding protein gives MKREQLRDLGLTDEQLGSVMALHGQTVNGLNTSLATAEQERDQFKEQLNTNQTELDGLKELAKGNEEVTAQLIELQGKFDQVSTDSEAKLAAQKKDFAIQLALKEANSVDEAIVLGLLDKDTIKVTDDGLQGLKEQLDGLKESKSFLFEQAEVTKETTPAIVATGNPTGGAGGGKSIVQKIQERLGE, from the coding sequence ATGAAAAGAGAACAATTGAGAGATTTAGGACTAACTGATGAACAATTAGGGTCAGTAATGGCGCTACATGGTCAAACTGTAAACGGATTGAATACTAGCCTAGCAACTGCAGAGCAAGAGCGTGATCAATTCAAGGAGCAGTTAAACACTAATCAGACGGAACTAGATGGATTAAAAGAGTTGGCAAAGGGAAACGAAGAGGTGACGGCTCAACTAATTGAGTTACAAGGTAAATTTGACCAAGTTAGCACCGATTCAGAAGCAAAATTAGCCGCTCAAAAGAAAGATTTCGCTATTCAGTTAGCTTTAAAAGAGGCAAACAGCGTTGATGAAGCGATTGTGTTAGGTCTATTAGATAAAGATACAATTAAGGTGACAGATGATGGTTTACAAGGTTTAAAAGAGCAGTTAGATGGGTTGAAAGAAAGTAAATCATTTTTATTTGAGCAAGCAGAAGTAACAAAAGAAACAACTCCTGCCATTGTAGCAACTGGTAACCCAACAGGCGGTGCAGGTGGTGGAAAAAGCATTGTACAAAAAATCCAAGAAAGATTAGGTGAATAA
- a CDS encoding ImmA/IrrE family metallo-endopeptidase produces the protein MNIPNEIKVGGINYKVEIVDHIPHEETGYKWGECDYQRGTIKIWKELSSEQQEQTFIHELTHAIAHEAGIDNQDEDLINSFALVAYMVIKDNPTKATDVVTFYSDGKEAGEKIL, from the coding sequence ATGAATATTCCAAATGAAATAAAAGTTGGTGGAATTAACTATAAAGTTGAAATCGTTGACCATATACCTCATGAAGAAACTGGTTATAAATGGGGCGAATGCGACTATCAACGAGGAACAATAAAGATTTGGAAAGAATTGTCATCTGAACAACAAGAGCAAACGTTTATTCATGAATTAACTCATGCTATTGCTCATGAAGCTGGAATTGATAACCAAGATGAGGATTTAATTAATAGTTTTGCATTAGTAGCTTATATGGTAATCAAAGACAATCCGACTAAGGCAACAGATGTAGTGACGTTTTACTCAGATGGTAAAGAAGCAGGCGAAAAGATTTTATAA
- a CDS encoding phage minor capsid protein: MTVTPHQLDLWSSNMSHIYQSLEGEILKIIIKQLNTNPDNIQDWQRQKLNDLKLVNKDTAKVVSDATGLSQKQIENIFGEVGPKIIKDVDGAVPYDNLPLPTDLDNIMRAYYEQAWGDVDNYVNQTLISTNNGYRTAITTMYTDIINKTTAGFNSGLFTFEEALEKTVQKWAQKGINSSFIDKGGHSWSLERYVRTVLKSSLGNTYNQLRKDRMAEYDVHTVLVTSHMGARAACSKIQGNVVDLRESISPKSEYRSIYDSYWNAEYGTAGGHRGVNCTHNHIPFIPGVNTNNQTKYNASENEKVAKLTKRQRELERRIVKLKKNKMVSESMDNTDGAKIWQRDITATQRAIKELVDSNEYLSRNYAREKVYTPIDLLVKDFRYDE; this comes from the coding sequence ATGACTGTCACCCCTCATCAACTTGATTTATGGTCTAGTAACATGTCTCATATTTACCAGTCGTTAGAAGGTGAAATATTAAAGATAATCATTAAACAACTTAATACCAACCCAGACAACATTCAAGACTGGCAACGTCAGAAATTAAACGATTTAAAGTTAGTTAACAAAGATACAGCTAAAGTCGTTTCTGATGCTACTGGATTATCTCAAAAGCAAATCGAAAATATATTTGGTGAAGTTGGTCCTAAGATAATTAAAGATGTTGATGGCGCTGTACCTTATGATAATTTACCTTTGCCAACTGATTTAGACAATATCATGAGAGCCTACTACGAACAAGCTTGGGGAGATGTTGACAACTATGTAAATCAAACGCTTATCTCAACAAACAATGGCTATAGAACTGCAATAACCACAATGTATACGGATATTATCAACAAGACGACTGCTGGATTTAACAGTGGTCTATTTACATTTGAAGAAGCGTTAGAGAAAACTGTTCAAAAATGGGCGCAAAAAGGAATTAATAGTTCTTTTATAGATAAAGGTGGTCACTCTTGGTCGTTAGAAAGGTATGTAAGAACCGTTTTAAAGTCATCACTCGGAAATACCTATAATCAGTTAAGAAAAGATAGAATGGCTGAATATGATGTTCATACAGTCCTTGTCACTAGCCACATGGGAGCTCGTGCTGCTTGTTCAAAGATTCAAGGTAATGTTGTTGATTTGAGAGAATCTATATCACCTAAATCAGAATATAGAAGTATTTACGATTCTTATTGGAATGCTGAATACGGAACAGCTGGAGGACACAGAGGTGTTAACTGTACTCATAATCATATTCCTTTTATTCCTGGTGTAAATACGAATAATCAAACTAAATATAACGCTTCAGAAAATGAAAAGGTTGCAAAATTAACTAAGAGACAACGCGAACTAGAACGAAGAATAGTTAAATTAAAGAAAAATAAGATGGTTTCGGAGTCAATGGATAACACAGATGGTGCGAAAATATGGCAAAGAGACATTACAGCAACGCAACGAGCGATTAAAGAACTTGTTGATAGTAATGAGTATCTATCAAGGAACTACGCAAGAGAAAAGGTTTATACACCTATAGATTTATTAGTAAAAGACTTTCGTTATGATGAATAG
- a CDS encoding phage portal protein, which yields MLEKIKNLFRIGGAKLGMVQQLEKIIDHPKISMDQEEYDRIRNNKQIYKSVFPNVNYLSSNGIFQEREFRSLNVSKVLSRKLAKLVFNDGCSVSVDDKKANEFLQDTFNSNKFRKNFGEELEAGYAIGGLVLRPYVDIGSKEIKIAYCRADTFYPLQSNTNDITEAVITTETQQTEGKDMIHYTLLEFHEWENGTYYIRNELYRSDRQDAVGVKVPLKTLEKYADLQEETKMEGFSRPLFVYIKLAGKNNLNISSPLSLGIIDNAKRQLKDINEKYDQFMWEIEEGRRKILASDHFFKVRYDEKGNPIKRFDSKTSVYQSLKSDEPFIDEFSPSLRSSEFIESINFILRIIEMQTGFSSGTFSFDGQSVKTATEIISENSETFSTRSDNVLIVEEALKELVITIFELAHAYGLYNQPAKLGVNIDFDDGVFQSQDAKADYYSKLVISELTSKLRAIQKVSGVTEKEAKEILSEIKAEQLDLDYAENEEEYIKKELGSDE from the coding sequence ATGTTAGAAAAAATTAAAAACTTATTTAGGATTGGAGGTGCAAAGCTAGGTATGGTACAGCAATTAGAAAAGATTATAGATCATCCAAAAATTTCGATGGATCAGGAAGAATACGACAGGATAAGGAACAACAAACAGATTTATAAGAGTGTATTTCCAAATGTCAATTATTTATCGAGCAATGGAATCTTTCAAGAAAGAGAATTTCGTTCTTTAAATGTTTCCAAAGTTTTATCTCGCAAGTTGGCTAAACTTGTTTTTAATGATGGGTGTTCAGTGAGTGTTGATGATAAAAAAGCAAATGAATTTTTGCAAGATACTTTTAATTCTAATAAGTTCAGAAAAAACTTTGGCGAAGAATTGGAAGCAGGTTACGCAATTGGAGGATTAGTATTAAGACCCTATGTGGATATTGGGTCAAAGGAAATTAAAATAGCTTATTGTCGTGCAGATACGTTTTATCCTTTACAGTCAAATACAAACGACATAACAGAAGCAGTAATTACTACAGAAACGCAGCAAACAGAAGGTAAAGACATGATTCATTACACACTACTTGAATTTCATGAGTGGGAAAACGGAACGTATTACATTAGAAATGAACTTTACAGATCTGATAGACAAGATGCAGTCGGTGTAAAAGTACCACTTAAAACACTAGAAAAATATGCAGATTTACAAGAAGAAACGAAAATGGAAGGCTTTAGCCGTCCTTTGTTTGTCTATATCAAGCTAGCTGGTAAAAATAATCTTAATATCTCTAGTCCATTAAGCTTGGGTATTATTGATAATGCTAAACGGCAATTGAAAGATATAAATGAGAAATACGACCAGTTTATGTGGGAAATCGAGGAAGGACGAAGAAAAATACTTGCTTCTGATCATTTCTTCAAAGTTCGTTATGACGAAAAAGGAAATCCTATTAAGCGATTCGATAGCAAAACAAGCGTGTATCAGAGCTTGAAATCTGATGAACCTTTTATTGATGAATTTTCTCCTTCTTTGCGTTCAAGCGAATTTATTGAAAGCATTAACTTTATTTTACGTATTATTGAAATGCAAACAGGGTTTTCAAGCGGAACGTTTAGCTTTGATGGACAATCTGTTAAAACAGCAACAGAAATCATAAGTGAAAATTCTGAAACATTTTCAACTCGTTCAGACAATGTGCTGATTGTTGAAGAAGCGTTGAAAGAGCTTGTTATTACTATTTTTGAATTAGCACATGCTTACGGTTTGTATAACCAACCTGCAAAGCTAGGGGTTAACATCGACTTTGATGACGGAGTTTTTCAATCTCAAGATGCGAAAGCTGATTATTATTCTAAACTTGTAATCAGTGAATTGACGTCAAAACTAAGAGCTATCCAAAAAGTGTCTGGAGTGACTGAAAAAGAAGCAAAAGAGATACTTTCTGAAATAAAAGCAGAGCAGTTAGATTTAGATTATGCAGAAAATGAGGAAGAATATATAAAGAAAGAACTTGGGAGTGATGAATAA
- a CDS encoding PBSX family phage terminase large subunit translates to MMLSDKQKENIYQPLKGIELEMNEGTIRSGKTMSDAQKMAIIYAASPDKNHLIAAYNQEQAYRMFMDCEGMGLVNIFKDCGEMRSDRHGDHLWLNLPNGEKKIYYKGGGKVNAVGAITGMSFGTVVFLEFNLLNREFIKEAFRRTLAAKFRYHLAEQNPPAPNHPNLEELLPFEKTGKYLFRHWRPTDNPILTGQRLKDWEEQCKVSDYAYKRDWLGERVLPQGVIYSMFDENRNEVNKIKGQIIETFFTADGGQSDATTCAFWVVTFLDGKYYLYRLANFYHSGADTETIKAMSVYAKEIKRFVEWCYRTWSDLPHWNYFFVDPACLTLRSELDLIGISTDKADNNSKDRVTSNGLKIEVGITRLQNTIESGQFLLLTTGEEYDHYHLKKELAMYSRNDNGLPIDKNNHAMDDARYGNNYFYKTYIA, encoded by the coding sequence ATGATGTTATCTGATAAACAGAAAGAAAATATCTATCAACCGCTTAAAGGAATAGAGCTAGAAATGAACGAAGGTACAATCCGTTCAGGTAAAACGATGTCTGATGCGCAAAAGATGGCTATAATTTATGCTGCATCACCAGATAAAAACCATTTAATTGCTGCCTACAATCAAGAACAAGCATATCGTATGTTTATGGATTGTGAGGGCATGGGCTTAGTCAATATATTTAAAGATTGCGGAGAAATGAGAAGTGATAGGCATGGTGACCACTTGTGGCTGAACCTTCCAAATGGAGAAAAGAAAATCTATTACAAAGGTGGCGGAAAAGTAAATGCAGTTGGAGCAATAACTGGTATGTCATTTGGCACTGTCGTGTTTCTCGAGTTTAATCTATTAAACAGGGAATTTATCAAAGAAGCATTTAGGCGGACATTAGCTGCTAAGTTTAGATATCATCTAGCGGAACAAAATCCGCCTGCTCCGAATCATCCGAATTTAGAAGAGTTGCTTCCTTTTGAAAAAACAGGAAAGTATTTGTTTAGACATTGGCGACCTACTGATAACCCTATTTTAACAGGCCAACGGTTAAAAGATTGGGAAGAACAATGTAAAGTTAGCGATTATGCTTATAAACGTGATTGGTTAGGTGAACGGGTTTTGCCACAAGGTGTTATCTACTCTATGTTTGATGAAAACAGGAACGAAGTTAACAAAATAAAAGGTCAAATAATTGAAACTTTCTTCACGGCAGATGGAGGGCAATCAGATGCTACAACATGTGCTTTTTGGGTTGTTACGTTTCTTGATGGTAAGTATTATTTGTACCGTTTAGCTAACTTTTATCACAGCGGAGCGGATACTGAAACAATAAAAGCTATGTCTGTATACGCTAAGGAAATAAAGCGATTTGTTGAATGGTGTTATAGAACATGGAGTGACCTGCCACATTGGAATTATTTTTTCGTAGACCCCGCATGCTTAACATTACGGTCAGAACTAGATTTAATTGGTATTTCTACGGATAAGGCTGACAATAATAGTAAAGATAGAGTGACAAGTAATGGACTGAAAATTGAAGTTGGTATCACTAGGCTTCAAAATACAATAGAAAGCGGTCAGTTTTTATTGCTTACTACTGGGGAAGAATATGACCATTATCATTTAAAAAAAGAATTAGCTATGTATAGTAGAAATGATAATGGATTGCCAATCGATAAAAACAATCACGCTATGGATGATGCTCGATATGGTAACAATTACTTTTATAAAACCTATATCGCCTAA
- a CDS encoding HNH endonuclease, whose amino-acid sequence MIEVKKGRKSKYDTHVATRLKEIEWWCREGLTEFEICKRLNIAESTFNNYKKEFSELMESLKKGKEIADYQVEDALFKRAVGYEYTEITRERLADTGQKKRHGGESELTAEEWEMAQRYFKGECAYCGSGDKITKDHLDPLKNGGKLIESNVVPACGNCNSSKRDHQWLSWYQKQTFYSKEKGQKILDYVDFVLSMPASTKDSEMIVTKEVVKQVSPDTGAIALWLKNRKRDTWQNTNTLDEKLKKEQIKKAKAEAAILENAANKLSAGEETAKHIQSLIDIGKTLIGGEE is encoded by the coding sequence GTGATAGAAGTGAAAAAAGGGCGCAAGAGTAAATATGACACTCATGTCGCCACTAGGTTAAAAGAAATTGAGTGGTGGTGCCGTGAGGGCTTAACAGAGTTTGAAATATGTAAGAGATTAAACATCGCGGAATCTACATTTAACAATTATAAAAAAGAGTTTTCGGAATTAATGGAGTCCCTAAAAAAGGGTAAAGAAATTGCTGACTATCAAGTTGAGGATGCTTTATTTAAAAGAGCAGTAGGATATGAATACACAGAGATAACAAGAGAACGACTAGCTGATACAGGACAAAAGAAGCGACATGGTGGTGAGTCAGAGTTGACCGCTGAAGAGTGGGAAATGGCACAAAGGTACTTTAAAGGAGAGTGTGCTTACTGCGGTTCGGGCGATAAAATCACTAAAGATCATTTAGATCCATTAAAAAATGGCGGGAAACTTATAGAGTCTAACGTTGTGCCAGCTTGTGGTAATTGTAATTCGAGCAAAAGAGATCATCAATGGCTCTCGTGGTATCAAAAACAAACATTTTATTCGAAAGAAAAAGGGCAAAAAATACTTGATTATGTTGATTTTGTTTTAAGTATGCCTGCATCTACTAAAGATAGCGAAATGATTGTTACTAAAGAAGTTGTGAAGCAAGTAAGTCCAGATACAGGGGCGATTGCGCTATGGCTTAAGAATAGAAAACGCGATACTTGGCAAAATACGAATACACTCGATGAAAAGCTTAAAAAAGAACAAATTAAGAAAGCTAAAGCAGAAGCGGCTATTCTTGAAAATGCAGCTAATAAGTTGAGTGCAGGAGAAGAAACAGCTAAGCATATCCAAAGCTTAATTGATATTGGTAAGACGTTGATAGGCGGTGAAGAATAA
- a CDS encoding sigma factor-like helix-turn-helix DNA-binding protein gives MEKDWLNADELIKEYKQELSKLNKIKRPLKNEHELLMDKSKKIQKKGEMLSFEEKDRSIFLRKELKIIGGMISDLQYAIEWLETAREPGTRRTISNRSRYQRTSLLAEIEKLSYLVTIEQENKREATEDEIERITAMLNNLSDKERAAYLAVKGQNLSYAKAGELLGVSKASVQSYVNRAQDKIDNQVKYGSQNFLFDFMKYDIIEKKLEN, from the coding sequence ATGGAGAAAGATTGGTTAAACGCAGATGAACTTATAAAAGAGTATAAACAGGAACTATCAAAACTAAATAAAATAAAAAGACCATTAAAAAATGAACATGAACTTTTAATGGATAAATCAAAAAAGATTCAAAAAAAAGGTGAAATGTTATCATTTGAAGAAAAAGATAGATCTATTTTTTTAAGGAAAGAATTAAAAATCATCGGTGGAATGATTTCAGATTTGCAATATGCAATCGAATGGTTAGAAACTGCAAGGGAACCTGGCACTAGAAGAACAATATCTAATCGTTCACGTTATCAGAGAACGTCATTACTTGCTGAAATAGAGAAGTTATCTTACTTAGTGACCATTGAACAAGAAAACAAAAGAGAAGCCACAGAGGACGAAATAGAACGTATTACAGCTATGCTAAACAATCTATCTGACAAGGAACGGGCTGCTTACTTAGCAGTTAAGGGGCAGAATCTTTCTTACGCTAAAGCAGGTGAGCTTTTAGGTGTCAGCAAAGCTTCAGTGCAAAGTTACGTTAATCGAGCGCAAGATAAGATTGATAATCAAGTTAAGTATGGATCGCAAAATTTTCTATTTGATTTTATGAAATATGATATAATAGAAAAGAAATTAGAAAATTAA
- a CDS encoding YktB family protein, giving the protein MSNVTFTKEDFSIFEIPTLEDRMQAIREQIQPKFREFGELFKEGLLNEMDEDELFVHVAQHLRRTKNPPNDTWMAVSCNKRGYKMAPHFQLGLYGDHVFIWLAFIDNPKFEKEMAQGLLDKIELFETLPEDFVVSLDHHTTKVTPIKELDIEKGLTRFRDVKKGEFLVGRQLMADDSILKNPAATQMYMLNTFKKLLPLYKQSFQSIPTEY; this is encoded by the coding sequence ATGAGTAATGTAACCTTTACAAAGGAAGATTTTTCAATATTTGAAATTCCAACATTAGAAGATCGAATGCAAGCTATTAGAGAACAGATTCAACCAAAATTTCGTGAATTTGGGGAACTATTTAAAGAGGGATTGCTAAATGAAATGGATGAAGACGAGCTTTTTGTACATGTTGCTCAACATTTAAGACGAACTAAAAATCCACCTAATGATACTTGGATGGCAGTTAGTTGTAATAAGAGAGGTTATAAGATGGCGCCTCATTTTCAACTAGGACTATACGGAGACCATGTTTTTATTTGGCTAGCGTTTATTGATAATCCAAAGTTTGAAAAAGAAATGGCTCAAGGGTTGCTTGATAAAATCGAACTCTTTGAAACACTTCCAGAAGACTTTGTGGTATCTCTAGATCACCACACAACAAAAGTAACACCGATCAAGGAATTGGATATTGAAAAAGGGTTAACTCGTTTTAGAGATGTAAAGAAAGGCGAATTTTTAGTTGGCCGACAATTGATGGCGGATGATTCGATTTTAAAAAATCCAGCAGCAACTCAAATGTATATGTTAAATACGTTTAAAAAGTTGCTTCCATTATACAAGCAGTCTTTTCAATCAATTCCAACAGAATATTAA
- a CDS encoding siderophore ABC transporter substrate-binding protein produces the protein MKKITMSLILLASIFVIAACGNKADTKGESSKDSEKATTITVKDQNGEVKVPLKPKRVVVFDMGMLDTIQALGESDQVVGVAKDNLPAYLKEFKADKFESAGGLKEPDFEKINALKPDLIIISGRQEDSMDELKKIAPTLYLATDSKDSWNSIKTNVTTVGTIFDKADEAKKQLDELSNEISKVSTKAKSADLKTLTVLVNEGSLSAYGEGSRFAILNDVFGFGLADPAIEASTHGQSVTYEYVLDKNPDVLFVIDRTKAIGGDTSKDNVSENELVQQTKAFKNKKIITLKPDVWYLSGGGLESTKLMLDEAKKVIE, from the coding sequence ATGAAAAAAATAACAATGAGTTTGATACTACTAGCTTCAATTTTTGTAATAGCAGCATGTGGAAATAAGGCTGATACAAAAGGAGAATCGTCAAAGGATAGTGAGAAAGCAACAACCATTACAGTGAAGGATCAAAATGGTGAAGTAAAAGTTCCATTAAAACCAAAACGAGTAGTGGTTTTCGATATGGGAATGTTAGATACAATCCAAGCGCTAGGAGAAAGTGATCAAGTAGTTGGTGTGGCTAAAGACAATTTGCCAGCGTATTTAAAAGAATTTAAAGCTGATAAATTTGAGTCTGCTGGTGGACTCAAAGAACCTGATTTTGAAAAAATCAATGCTTTAAAACCCGACTTAATTATTATTTCTGGTCGTCAAGAAGATTCGATGGATGAATTGAAAAAAATTGCGCCTACTCTTTATTTAGCAACCGATTCTAAAGATAGTTGGAACTCGATTAAAACGAATGTTACAACCGTTGGAACTATTTTTGATAAAGCTGATGAAGCGAAAAAGCAATTAGACGAATTATCAAATGAGATTTCAAAAGTTTCAACGAAAGCAAAAAGTGCGGATTTAAAAACATTAACGGTATTAGTGAATGAAGGCAGTTTATCGGCATATGGCGAAGGATCAAGATTTGCTATATTAAATGATGTGTTTGGTTTTGGTTTAGCTGACCCTGCAATCGAAGCTTCCACTCATGGTCAATCGGTCACGTATGAATATGTGTTAGATAAAAATCCAGATGTGTTATTTGTTATTGATCGCACCAAAGCCATCGGTGGGGATACTAGCAAAGACAACGTTTCAGAAAATGAATTGGTTCAACAAACAAAAGCGTTTAAAAATAAAAAAATCATCACGTTAAAACCAGATGTATGGTATTTATCAGGTGGTGGATTAGAATCGACTAAATTAATGTTAGATGAAGCGAAAAAAGTGATAGAATAA
- a CDS encoding ABC transporter ATP-binding protein — MELKKVSKSYGTKKVISEISLPIKEGAITAFIGPNGAGKSTLLAMMSRLTPKDTGFIYIDGGDVKTWKQDALAKKLSILKQSNSFNLKLTVRELVSFGRFPYSKGRLKKEDEEKIQEALVYLGLVEMAEDDVGTLSGGQLQRAYIAMVLAQDTDYILLDEPLNNLDMNYGVQMMKILRRLVDELGKTIILVIHDINFAASYADEIVAMKNGELFASGTTDEMMTKKVLDPLYEMDIRIVEIEGKRFCLYFNE, encoded by the coding sequence ATGGAACTAAAAAAAGTATCAAAGTCATATGGAACTAAAAAAGTCATCAGTGAGATTAGTCTACCTATTAAAGAGGGAGCCATCACTGCTTTTATTGGACCTAATGGAGCGGGAAAGAGTACGCTTTTAGCAATGATGAGTCGATTGACGCCTAAAGACACGGGATTTATTTATATTGATGGTGGAGATGTAAAAACGTGGAAGCAAGATGCTTTGGCTAAAAAATTATCTATTTTAAAGCAGTCGAATTCATTTAATTTGAAGTTAACTGTAAGAGAGTTGGTTTCTTTTGGTCGCTTTCCATACTCTAAAGGGCGCTTAAAAAAAGAAGATGAAGAAAAAATTCAAGAAGCGTTAGTTTATTTAGGATTGGTTGAGATGGCGGAGGATGATGTGGGAACGTTATCTGGTGGTCAATTGCAGCGAGCCTATATTGCAATGGTATTGGCACAAGATACAGATTATATTCTATTAGATGAACCTTTAAATAATTTAGATATGAATTACGGCGTGCAAATGATGAAGATCTTGCGACGACTCGTGGATGAATTGGGAAAGACGATTATTTTAGTGATTCATGACATTAATTTTGCTGCAAGTTATGCCGATGAAATTGTCGCCATGAAAAATGGCGAATTATTTGCAAGTGGCACAACAGATGAAATGATGACTAAAAAAGTATTAGATCCATTATACGAGATGGACATACGGATTGTTGAAATTGAAGGCAAACGTTTTTGTTTATATTTTAATGAATAA
- a CDS encoding iron chelate uptake ABC transporter family permease subunit, producing the protein MKQKKINLMVLIGLVVVLIGLIICYLTVDSGGNWDYILPLRSKKLLAFCIVGITTTVATISFQTITGNQILTPSILGLDSLYILFQTMVLFVYGNSHLLLADRKVNFLVSVGLMVMASGFLYTFIFKNHHTNLYLLLMLGMIAGTFFKSISTFMQVLMDPNEFDKIQGKLFASFNNIDVSILALTVLVGSIALFFLIRKSAVLDVLHLGREQAINLGVVVEKELLHILVLISILTAVSTALVGPITFLGFIVANLTYRMFKTYQHFWLFIGGGLLGIVVLLIGQLLVERVFHLTTTVSVVIEFIGGCYFIFLLLKERKQG; encoded by the coding sequence ATGAAGCAAAAAAAAATTAATTTAATGGTGCTGATAGGATTAGTGGTTGTTTTAATAGGTTTAATTATTTGTTATTTAACAGTCGATAGCGGTGGGAATTGGGATTATATTTTGCCTTTAAGAAGTAAAAAGCTGTTAGCCTTTTGTATTGTGGGAATTACAACTACAGTTGCAACGATTAGTTTTCAAACAATTACTGGCAATCAAATTTTAACACCGAGCATTTTAGGATTAGACTCGCTTTATATTTTATTTCAAACGATGGTTTTGTTCGTATACGGAAACAGTCATTTACTATTAGCAGATCGAAAAGTCAATTTTTTAGTAAGTGTGGGTTTGATGGTGATGGCAAGTGGCTTTTTATATACCTTTATTTTTAAAAACCATCATACCAATTTGTACTTATTATTGATGTTAGGAATGATTGCAGGAACTTTTTTTAAAAGTATTAGTACGTTTATGCAAGTTTTGATGGACCCTAATGAATTTGATAAAATTCAAGGGAAGTTATTTGCTAGTTTTAATAATATTGATGTGTCGATTCTGGCCCTCACGGTTTTAGTTGGGAGCATTGCTTTGTTCTTTTTAATCCGGAAAAGTGCTGTTTTAGACGTGTTGCATTTAGGAAGGGAACAAGCGATTAATCTAGGAGTGGTTGTTGAAAAAGAATTGTTGCACATTTTAGTGTTGATTTCAATTTTAACGGCTGTTTCCACTGCGTTAGTTGGCCCAATTACCTTTTTAGGATTTATTGTTGCCAATTTAACGTATCGGATGTTTAAAACATATCAGCATTTTTGGTTGTTTATCGGGGGCGGCTTGCTAGGAATTGTTGTTTTACTAATCGGACAACTTTTAGTGGAACGAGTTTTCCATTTAACGACTACGGTTAGTGTTGTTATTGAATTTATCGGTGGTTGTTATTTCATTTTCCTACTATTGAAAGAAAGGAAGCAAGGATAA